From Brochothrix thermosphacta DSM 20171 = FSL F6-1036, a single genomic window includes:
- a CDS encoding bifunctional transcriptional activator/DNA repair enzyme AdaA, whose product MSVTDIEWAAIKNNDKTYDGIFWYAVKSTKIFCRPSCPSKMPNRQNITVYYDKNEPGQRGYRQCKRCQPLGEPVDNEEWIKTINNILETKYAQKLSLEDLGHLAHGSPSYLRHVYKKFTGITPQQRLIELRLQAAKKELLQSNLAIKVIAEKAGIENVSYFIKKFREKYGESPLQYRKRHAKKNDS is encoded by the coding sequence GTGAGTGTGACAGATATAGAATGGGCAGCTATTAAAAATAATGATAAAACATATGATGGTATTTTTTGGTATGCCGTAAAAAGCACAAAAATATTTTGTCGCCCGTCATGCCCTTCAAAAATGCCAAACCGACAAAATATTACAGTATACTATGATAAAAATGAACCCGGCCAGAGGGGATATCGGCAATGTAAGAGATGTCAGCCGTTAGGCGAACCAGTAGACAATGAGGAATGGATAAAAACAATTAATAATATTTTAGAAACGAAGTACGCGCAAAAATTAAGTTTGGAGGACTTAGGTCATTTAGCTCATGGTTCACCTTCCTACTTACGCCATGTATATAAAAAATTCACAGGAATCACACCACAACAAAGGTTAATAGAACTACGGTTGCAGGCGGCAAAAAAAGAATTGTTGCAAAGTAATTTAGCGATAAAAGTGATTGCAGAAAAAGCAGGTATTGAAAATGTCTCTTATTTTATTAAAAAATTTCGTGAAAAGTATGGCGAATCACCGCTACAATATCGAAAGAGACATGCGAAAAAAAATGATAGTTAG
- a CDS encoding methylated-DNA--[protein]-cysteine S-methyltransferase, protein MLIKSDYESPLGNLLLLSDGTALIGVWFSEQKYYGAGYHLEEAVTGQDLMIDEAKRWLDEYFMGHIPTMGQLVLAPKVTDFRKKVCEVLITIPYGETMTYQAIVDKLRLLYGGDIGSARAVGGAVGHNPISIIMPCHRVIGSNGSLTGYAGGVNRKVELLKIEGTQI, encoded by the coding sequence ATGTTAATAAAAAGCGACTATGAATCACCGTTAGGCAATTTATTGTTGTTGAGTGATGGAACAGCGTTAATTGGTGTATGGTTTTCAGAACAGAAATATTATGGTGCGGGTTACCATTTGGAAGAGGCCGTTACAGGTCAAGATTTAATGATTGATGAAGCTAAACGTTGGCTAGATGAATATTTCATGGGGCATATCCCAACGATGGGGCAACTTGTATTAGCCCCAAAGGTGACAGATTTCCGAAAAAAAGTATGTGAGGTATTGATAACAATCCCTTATGGAGAAACAATGACGTATCAAGCAATTGTAGACAAATTGCGCCTTTTATATGGTGGGGATATCGGTTCGGCCAGAGCCGTTGGTGGTGCGGTGGGACATAATCCAATTTCGATTATTATGCCGTGTCATCGTGTGATAGGCAGTAATGGTTCTTTAACCGGATATGCCGGCGGGGTAAATAGAAAAGTAGAACTGTTAAAAATAGAGGGTACCCAGATATAA
- a CDS encoding MEKHLA domain-containing protein: MDGKKRDQILSLIDASYKIWMGENLPISEEKQEEQRQRWLEEEAPYGLLVQNIAEDPHFIYANQHAQTIFGYSLEQFLALPSRKSAPPQNQKQRNEMLEEVTLRGISNSYTGTRIDSNGQLFEITEGSIWKVINESGEMIGIAAMIKSDKDSLTNV; this comes from the coding sequence ATGGATGGCAAAAAAAGAGATCAAATACTTTCACTCATTGATGCTTCTTATAAAATTTGGATGGGGGAAAATTTACCTATTTCAGAAGAAAAGCAAGAGGAACAAAGACAACGGTGGTTAGAGGAAGAGGCACCTTATGGGTTATTGGTCCAAAACATTGCAGAAGATCCCCATTTTATATACGCTAATCAACATGCGCAAACAATTTTCGGTTATAGTTTAGAACAATTTTTAGCACTACCTTCTCGTAAAAGTGCACCACCACAAAACCAAAAACAACGTAATGAGATGTTGGAAGAAGTAACGCTAAGAGGAATATCCAATAGTTACACGGGTACAAGAATTGATAGCAATGGACAATTATTTGAAATAACTGAGGGAAGTATTTGGAAAGTAATCAATGAGTCAGGTGAAATGATTGGCATTGCTGCGATGATTAAAAGTGATAAAGACTCTTTAACTAACGTATAA
- a CDS encoding thiamine pyrophosphate-dependent enzyme, with protein MNKRDGFETLVDYLAAFGIDIYTGVTGGGVVHYVKYLTPYEPNQIKPALFTISEYPAGFAPLGHYLATGKVGGAIATTGAATKLLACGLSDAKLHDIPSVYIFPISTRRHQEDSALQDTSIYGSNIIKQLEAEIEDVFLLDNPYTFAKYLEQAGKALLSRKAVVFLLDNEIMNLPMSEEPKIIKNKLHDSSIEIAIFVQLLKKKVKDRRVLLLVGEEGLHETDIRQLTTAVSIELAAATVWSMNGVNCVGSENPYGYGCISFGGNDKALNLWESMTEDDVVICVGVTPDEYTTNLQKFAAGDVFFITQTANAYGHIRGSFQHSALHEFHQINAPITKVLKTIITEGKREVYSTTASPLAPVELNTCVLEPPRAHYADMKIVYQHLHKWWQPGSLVISDVCLAYKDYQYVTQRPNDTITYFSFYRGSAMGGAYGVAVGAKLAQPDKRIYLFSGDGCFRLYGGSLNEAKNLGIVLFILDNHTYSIVAQGLPAILPSVPPEKYHDTLQQVDYGKIAEASGWLSYTVAPDLSNFEDILNELERYKKQSILVTIPVYPNQILGQNPRVRNL; from the coding sequence ATGAATAAAAGAGATGGATTTGAAACGTTAGTAGACTACCTGGCTGCTTTTGGTATTGATATATATACAGGTGTAACTGGGGGTGGGGTTGTTCATTATGTGAAATACTTAACACCTTATGAACCCAATCAAATAAAACCAGCGTTATTTACTATCAGTGAATACCCTGCGGGCTTTGCCCCACTAGGTCATTACCTTGCAACGGGTAAGGTGGGAGGAGCTATTGCTACGACTGGAGCCGCAACTAAACTGTTAGCATGTGGCTTATCCGATGCTAAACTACATGATATTCCATCGGTGTATATTTTTCCGATTTCAACCAGACGTCATCAAGAAGATAGTGCATTACAGGATACCTCAATTTATGGGAGCAATATTATTAAACAATTAGAGGCTGAAATAGAAGATGTCTTTCTATTAGATAATCCATATACCTTTGCAAAATACTTAGAACAGGCAGGAAAAGCATTATTGTCCCGAAAGGCAGTTGTTTTTTTATTGGATAATGAAATCATGAACTTACCAATGTCAGAAGAACCAAAAATTATTAAAAACAAGTTACATGATAGCAGTATAGAAATAGCTATTTTCGTTCAATTATTAAAGAAAAAAGTAAAGGATCGCCGCGTGCTTCTTTTAGTAGGAGAAGAAGGGTTACATGAAACGGATATAAGACAATTAACAACAGCGGTCTCTATTGAATTGGCAGCCGCAACAGTCTGGAGTATGAATGGTGTCAACTGTGTTGGGAGTGAAAACCCTTATGGTTATGGCTGTATCTCGTTTGGTGGAAACGATAAAGCGTTAAATTTATGGGAGTCAATGACTGAAGATGATGTTGTCATCTGTGTAGGTGTTACACCTGATGAGTACACAACGAATTTACAAAAATTTGCAGCTGGAGATGTCTTTTTTATCACACAAACAGCCAATGCATATGGTCACATCCGAGGGAGTTTTCAGCATAGCGCGTTACATGAATTCCATCAAATAAACGCACCTATCACTAAGGTTTTAAAAACGATTATTACAGAAGGTAAACGCGAAGTGTACAGTACAACGGCAAGCCCCCTTGCGCCAGTTGAATTGAATACATGTGTTCTTGAACCACCCCGTGCCCATTACGCAGATATGAAAATAGTTTACCAACATTTGCACAAGTGGTGGCAACCGGGGAGTTTGGTTATCAGCGATGTTTGTCTCGCGTATAAAGATTATCAGTATGTTACACAAAGACCCAATGACACTATCACTTATTTTTCTTTTTACCGAGGATCAGCTATGGGTGGTGCCTATGGCGTAGCTGTAGGGGCAAAGTTAGCACAACCAGATAAGCGTATTTACTTGTTTAGTGGTGATGGTTGTTTTAGATTATATGGTGGAAGTTTAAATGAAGCTAAAAATTTAGGCATCGTTTTATTTATTTTAGACAATCATACTTATTCAATTGTAGCGCAAGGACTGCCTGCAATATTGCCAAGTGTTCCTCCAGAAAAATACCATGATACATTACAACAGGTAGATTATGGAAAAATAGCTGAAGCCTCTGGTTGGCTTAGTTATACTGTAGCACCAGATTTATCGAATTTTGAAGATATTTTAAATGAACTTGAAAGGTATAAAAAACAATCTATTTTAGTGACGATCCCTGTTTATCCGAATCAAATTTTGGGACAAAATCCACGGGTGCGTAATTTATAA
- a CDS encoding Abi family protein, with the protein MTKQDGCTLKIEEIKEHKIRYPKKDLITLLNALEVKGVKFSIVTKENAKKNLENLNYYYKLTVYKRNFNKSSEGKYLNLEFSYLGDIASVDMQLRYILAQFCLDIEHSLKTLLMKEVTENNNLDGYDIIEQFIQSTEKSHSPISKNSLFKKASHISNYQYALYNTHKDCPPVWAVLEIMSFGEFTRLLEFYLNRYPKKGLSVSSLRGLLAGVKRVRNMSMHSTPFLFDLSSNPLEHVNNCLVGYCFKLNIKKPYYKMKKIHDVICVLYMHDEFVKGQGSRVNRCEDLSSLVDRSTLRFHYLNQGSEIMKFFSTLRLILDNYDNKL; encoded by the coding sequence GTGACAAAACAAGATGGTTGCACCTTGAAAATTGAAGAAATAAAAGAGCATAAAATCAGGTATCCAAAAAAAGACCTCATTACATTGTTGAATGCCTTAGAAGTTAAGGGCGTTAAATTCTCAATAGTTACAAAAGAAAATGCCAAAAAGAACTTAGAAAATTTGAACTACTATTATAAATTAACTGTTTACAAACGAAATTTTAACAAGAGTAGTGAAGGTAAATATTTAAATCTAGAGTTTTCTTATTTGGGGGATATAGCGAGTGTGGATATGCAACTGCGATATATTCTTGCTCAGTTTTGTTTAGATATTGAACACAGCTTAAAAACACTTTTGATGAAGGAAGTGACTGAAAATAATAATTTAGATGGTTATGATATTATCGAACAGTTTATTCAATCTACTGAAAAGTCTCATTCACCTATTTCAAAAAATTCTCTTTTTAAAAAAGCTAGTCATATTTCTAATTATCAGTATGCACTTTACAATACTCACAAAGATTGTCCGCCTGTTTGGGCAGTTTTAGAAATAATGTCCTTCGGTGAGTTTACGCGATTGCTTGAATTTTATTTGAATAGGTACCCAAAAAAAGGTTTGTCCGTCAGTTCTTTACGCGGGTTATTAGCGGGTGTGAAAAGAGTAAGAAATATGAGTATGCACAGCACACCGTTTCTATTTGATTTATCAAGTAATCCTTTGGAGCACGTCAATAATTGCTTAGTTGGGTATTGCTTCAAGTTAAACATTAAGAAACCATATTATAAAATGAAAAAAATTCACGATGTAATATGTGTATTATATATGCATGACGAATTCGTTAAGGGACAAGGGTCTAGGGTAAATAGGTGTGAAGATTTATCTAGTCTTGTAGATAGGAGTACTCTTAGATTTCATTATCTTAATCAAGGGAGTGAGATAATGAAGTTTTTCAGTACATTACGTTTAATTCTTGACAATTATGACAATAAGCTGTAG
- a CDS encoding C39 family peptidase, translating to MLTKKQRRISALVITAIIVVTFVSVCQFHTKATEKRSQEVIVMRLDKEFETAADTLQATDIKRVEKTIKELTDKKDIKKYSEKFKVIKKQQVKKENSNRSAKIDVPLLNQMDDPRLFNGCEVTSLAMMLNFNDINITKQQLAEAITTVPLEDETGLKGNPHEGFVGSVSGETPGLGVYHDPIAQLATDYVDSNRVKDISGKGFSNVIEALSEGQPVWVIVTSTFSPVTNMQTWETAAGPIDITYDMHSVVLTGFDKDNVYLNNPYGEKDQTVNRADFIAAWEQMGSQAIYIKKTK from the coding sequence TTGTTAACAAAAAAGCAACGACGTATTTCAGCGCTAGTAATTACTGCAATTATTGTAGTGACATTTGTTAGTGTTTGTCAGTTTCATACAAAGGCAACTGAAAAAAGATCACAAGAAGTGATTGTTATGCGTTTAGATAAAGAGTTTGAAACAGCTGCAGATACTTTACAAGCAACTGATATTAAACGAGTTGAGAAAACGATTAAAGAACTAACCGATAAAAAAGATATCAAGAAATATTCTGAAAAATTTAAAGTTATAAAAAAACAACAAGTGAAAAAAGAAAACTCTAACCGTAGTGCTAAAATTGATGTACCATTATTGAATCAAATGGATGATCCACGTTTATTTAATGGTTGTGAAGTCACATCTTTAGCCATGATGCTTAATTTTAATGATATTAATATTACGAAACAACAATTGGCAGAGGCTATTACGACAGTTCCATTAGAAGATGAAACGGGATTAAAAGGGAACCCTCACGAAGGTTTTGTGGGAAGTGTTTCCGGTGAAACACCAGGATTAGGTGTGTATCATGACCCGATAGCTCAATTAGCAACAGATTATGTCGATTCAAATAGAGTGAAAGACATTAGCGGTAAAGGCTTTAGTAATGTGATAGAAGCACTTTCTGAAGGCCAACCAGTGTGGGTAATCGTTACAAGTACATTTAGCCCAGTTACGAATATGCAGACGTGGGAGACAGCCGCAGGACCAATAGACATCACATATGATATGCATTCGGTTGTTTTAACAGGTTTTGATAAAGATAACGTGTATTTAAATAATCCGTATGGTGAAAAAGACCAAACTGTTAATCGTGCTGATTTTATTGCAGCCTGGGAACAGATGGGCAGCCAAGCGATATACATAAAAAAAACGAAGTAA
- a CDS encoding adenylosuccinate synthase, translated as MSSVVVVGTQWGDEGKGKITDFLSEHAEIIARYQGGDNAGHTIKFDGETYKLQLIPSGIFYDDKLSIIGNGMVVNPKALLREMKYLQDKGVNTSTLRISNRAHVILPYHIRLDEADEARRGDNKIGTTNKGIGPAYMDKASRVGIRMVDLLDKEVFKEKLLYNLGEKNRMFERFYEVEGFTFEEIFEEFYEYGQQIKELVCDTSIILNDALDENKRVLFEGAQGVMLDIDQGTYPYVTSSNPTAGGVANGSGVGPSKVDYVVGVVKAYSSRVGDGPFPTQLDDEIGDRIREIGREYGTVTGRKRRVGWFDSVVVSHACRVSGLTDLSVMLLDVLSGLDTLKICTAYKYNGAITREFPASLKELAKCEPVYEEMPGWSEDITGVTSFEELPEAAQRYVERIAELTKVPVSMFSVGPDRKQTIVLKDVWSK; from the coding sequence ATGTCTTCAGTTGTTGTAGTAGGTACACAATGGGGTGACGAAGGTAAGGGTAAAATCACAGACTTTTTAAGTGAACATGCCGAAATAATTGCACGCTATCAAGGTGGCGATAATGCAGGTCATACAATTAAGTTTGATGGGGAAACGTATAAATTACAATTGATTCCATCAGGTATTTTTTATGATGATAAGTTAAGTATCATTGGCAACGGAATGGTTGTTAATCCAAAAGCACTTTTACGTGAAATGAAGTATCTGCAAGATAAAGGCGTTAACACGTCTACATTACGTATTAGTAATCGTGCGCATGTTATTTTACCGTACCATATTCGTTTAGATGAAGCAGATGAAGCACGTCGTGGCGATAATAAAATTGGTACAACTAATAAAGGTATTGGACCAGCATACATGGATAAAGCATCGCGTGTGGGTATCCGTATGGTAGATTTATTAGATAAAGAAGTATTCAAAGAAAAATTACTTTATAATCTTGGTGAAAAGAACCGTATGTTTGAACGCTTTTACGAAGTAGAAGGCTTTACATTCGAAGAGATTTTCGAAGAGTTTTATGAGTATGGTCAACAAATTAAAGAGTTAGTTTGTGACACTTCAATTATTTTAAATGATGCTTTAGATGAAAATAAACGTGTTTTATTTGAAGGTGCACAAGGCGTAATGTTAGATATTGATCAAGGAACATATCCGTATGTAACTTCTTCTAACCCTACTGCTGGTGGTGTAGCTAATGGTTCGGGTGTAGGACCATCTAAAGTTGATTATGTTGTAGGTGTAGTTAAGGCATACAGCTCTCGTGTAGGTGACGGTCCATTCCCAACACAATTAGATGATGAAATCGGCGATCGTATTCGTGAAATTGGTCGCGAATATGGAACAGTTACAGGACGTAAGCGTCGTGTAGGTTGGTTTGATAGTGTGGTTGTTTCACATGCTTGTCGTGTGAGTGGTCTAACTGACTTATCTGTCATGCTTTTAGATGTACTTAGCGGTTTAGATACCTTGAAAATTTGTACAGCATACAAATACAACGGTGCTATCACGCGTGAATTCCCAGCTAGCTTAAAAGAGTTAGCTAAATGTGAACCTGTTTATGAAGAAATGCCAGGTTGGAGTGAAGACATTACAGGTGTTACTTCTTTTGAAGAATTACCAGAAGCAGCACAACGTTATGTTGAACGTATTGCTGAATTGACTAAGGTCCCTGTATCAATGTTCTCTGTTGGTCCTGATCGTAAACAAACAATTGTACTTAAAGATGTTTGGTCAAAATAA
- a CDS encoding mannitol-1-phosphate 5-dehydrogenase yields the protein MKKAIHFGAGNIGRGFIGALLNEASYEVTFADLNQTVIDQLNTQKQYKVVTAEPTPQESLIKPVAGLNSGSQITEVEDLIGEATFLTTAIGAGILPLIAPAIAKAITKRVQHSREPLYVIACENQISATDILRDAILAAVDAETKVKIKEHVHFCNSAVDRIVPAQPEGLGLDVMVEAYYEWVVESKTALPEITGMTVVPDLAPFIERKLFTVNTGHAVTAYLGYAKGYATIDQTLEDKAIYEQVEATLGETGGYLIKRYGLDATEHAAYIKKIIHRFENPLLADGVDRVGRSPLRKLGAADRLVRPAVEAGKLGLPHENLAKAIVAALKFDDASDDEAVKLQKMLKEEGLDYVLTTVCGLTQTDALYKEVVSFY from the coding sequence ATGAAAAAAGCAATTCATTTTGGAGCAGGAAATATTGGGCGTGGATTCATTGGCGCATTGCTAAATGAAGCAAGTTATGAAGTGACCTTTGCCGATTTAAATCAAACCGTTATTGATCAATTAAACACACAAAAACAATACAAAGTTGTTACAGCAGAGCCAACGCCGCAAGAAAGCCTTATTAAACCAGTGGCTGGCTTAAATAGTGGCTCACAAATCACGGAAGTAGAAGACTTGATTGGCGAAGCGACGTTTTTAACAACAGCGATTGGTGCAGGTATTTTACCATTAATCGCACCTGCTATTGCAAAAGCAATCACAAAACGTGTACAACATTCTAGAGAACCTTTGTATGTAATTGCCTGTGAAAACCAAATTTCAGCAACAGATATTTTACGAGATGCTATTTTAGCAGCGGTCGATGCTGAAACGAAAGTGAAAATTAAAGAACATGTTCATTTCTGTAATTCAGCGGTCGATCGTATTGTGCCAGCGCAACCCGAAGGTTTAGGCTTAGATGTAATGGTAGAAGCTTATTATGAATGGGTAGTTGAAAGTAAAACAGCGTTGCCAGAAATTACTGGAATGACAGTTGTTCCTGACCTAGCGCCTTTTATTGAACGTAAATTATTCACTGTTAATACAGGACATGCGGTAACAGCTTACCTCGGTTATGCTAAAGGTTATGCGACAATTGATCAAACATTAGAAGACAAAGCAATTTATGAACAAGTGGAAGCAACCTTAGGTGAAACGGGTGGTTATTTAATTAAACGTTATGGTCTTGATGCGACAGAACATGCCGCTTATATCAAAAAAATTATCCATCGTTTCGAAAACCCACTTTTGGCAGATGGTGTTGATCGTGTAGGACGCTCTCCATTGCGTAAATTGGGTGCTGCAGATCGTCTTGTGCGTCCTGCGGTAGAGGCCGGTAAATTGGGGCTTCCTCATGAAAATTTAGCGAAGGCAATTGTCGCAGCCTTGAAATTTGATGACGCATCTGATGATGAAGCTGTTAAACTACAAAAGATGTTGAAAGAAGAAGGTTTAGATTATGTATTGACAACGGTCTGTGGATTAACACAAACAGATGCATTGTACAAAGAAGTCGTATCTTTCTACTAA
- a CDS encoding BglG family transcription antiterminator — protein sequence MFLTTREKVILETLLKNKSGNTLDYFSSQLKVSRRTVQRDLKNVSHTLATFHLSLSKTEQEFQIAGTNANMFKLAQELHQAEALDQTPEEKNWLLLKILAHQQEPYKLSSLATDVGVSVQTASSYLDVLSEWLTPLQVSVERYRGSGIQLVGLEKNKRQALANYLLQHFDEQLVDLLLELEQEKTESVDWFAYIPIDTIKHINCFEKKYIADTHYQMAMNSYMRFLIQLAITLHRIESGFVLEAHEPSMRLTDDAYKFAHNFKKQSDVPLSHVEEYEVAVLWQSAVQLNETMGGYDSLLINRLVHQLINSVSDQLNVDLTDDFSLFQGLLAHMPSAIFRFQNNITVYNPLSADIRRQYPLLFMAIEKAIQEELNGHALAIDEMAYIVLHFGSALEMKKEQIDIATLIICPTGIGASKMLATRLKKEVPELTQHAIASMTDMQKLDWNDYDIVLSTVRLQHPPKDYLLVNPLLSIEDVRSVRRYIKEHLPVIMEQKKYLSSTRVVEEQPVPLTEDFSTFIGELDKTLAAVHSLLDDLKVTFDTSGVSYEKILYRMVQANVKMKKTGAVDHIFEQLIWREKQGGLAIPDTNMALYHCRHEQISELSFAIVQTQQPYHLKGMDAREWPVNNFILMLAPENLSQSELEIVSMISALIIESPKHIAVFSSGQEVLIRKQLEQALQKYIINKTQRNDKS from the coding sequence GTGTTTTTAACGACGCGTGAAAAAGTTATCTTAGAGACCCTATTAAAAAACAAATCAGGCAATACGTTGGACTATTTTAGTTCGCAGCTAAAAGTGAGCCGTCGAACTGTACAGCGAGATTTAAAAAATGTGTCTCATACGTTAGCTACTTTTCATCTTTCCTTGAGTAAGACGGAACAAGAATTTCAAATTGCTGGAACGAATGCTAATATGTTTAAATTAGCACAAGAGCTACATCAAGCTGAAGCGTTAGACCAAACACCCGAAGAAAAAAACTGGTTGTTGTTAAAAATACTTGCGCATCAACAAGAACCTTACAAATTAAGTAGTTTAGCTACGGATGTCGGCGTATCTGTGCAAACGGCTAGTAGTTATTTGGATGTTTTATCTGAATGGTTAACACCCTTACAAGTAAGTGTGGAACGTTATCGAGGTAGCGGTATTCAATTAGTCGGTTTAGAGAAAAATAAGCGACAAGCATTAGCGAACTATCTTTTACAACACTTTGATGAACAATTAGTTGATTTGTTATTGGAACTAGAGCAGGAAAAAACAGAATCGGTTGATTGGTTTGCTTATATCCCTATCGATACAATTAAGCACATTAACTGTTTTGAAAAAAAATATATTGCGGATACCCACTACCAAATGGCAATGAACTCCTATATGCGTTTTTTGATTCAACTTGCGATTACATTACATCGTATTGAGAGTGGCTTCGTTTTAGAAGCACACGAACCGTCTATGCGTTTAACGGATGATGCCTATAAATTTGCGCACAATTTTAAAAAACAGTCGGATGTACCGCTCTCACATGTAGAAGAATATGAAGTTGCTGTTTTATGGCAGAGTGCCGTACAACTCAATGAAACAATGGGCGGTTATGATAGTTTGTTGATTAATCGTTTAGTGCACCAGCTAATTAATAGTGTTTCTGATCAACTGAATGTTGATTTAACGGATGACTTTTCACTTTTTCAAGGTTTATTAGCCCATATGCCATCAGCAATTTTTAGGTTTCAAAATAATATCACTGTATACAATCCTTTATCAGCAGATATTCGTCGCCAGTATCCATTGTTATTTATGGCTATTGAAAAAGCGATACAAGAAGAATTAAATGGCCATGCATTAGCAATTGATGAGATGGCTTATATTGTACTTCATTTTGGTTCAGCGTTAGAAATGAAAAAAGAACAAATCGATATTGCGACATTGATTATCTGTCCGACAGGTATTGGGGCCTCTAAAATGTTAGCCACACGGTTGAAAAAAGAAGTGCCTGAGCTAACGCAACACGCCATTGCTTCGATGACAGATATGCAAAAATTGGATTGGAATGACTACGATATTGTTTTATCGACAGTGCGGTTACAGCATCCACCGAAAGATTATTTGTTAGTTAACCCGTTGCTCTCAATTGAAGATGTACGTTCTGTGCGTCGCTACATTAAAGAGCATTTACCAGTCATAATGGAACAAAAAAAATACCTATCATCAACTCGCGTGGTTGAAGAACAACCCGTGCCGTTGACAGAAGATTTTTCAACATTTATTGGTGAATTAGACAAGACGCTTGCGGCTGTTCATAGTTTGTTAGATGATTTAAAAGTGACGTTTGATACAAGTGGTGTATCTTATGAAAAGATACTCTATCGCATGGTACAAGCGAATGTGAAAATGAAAAAAACGGGCGCCGTAGATCATATTTTTGAACAGCTTATCTGGCGAGAAAAGCAAGGTGGACTAGCGATACCAGATACTAATATGGCATTGTATCACTGTCGACACGAACAAATCTCTGAGCTATCATTTGCAATTGTTCAAACGCAACAGCCTTATCATCTTAAAGGGATGGATGCACGTGAATGGCCGGTGAATAACTTTATTTTAATGCTGGCACCTGAAAATCTTAGCCAGTCAGAACTTGAAATTGTTAGTATGATCAGTGCCTTGATTATTGAGAGTCCTAAACATATTGCCGTTTTTTCATCAGGGCAAGAAGTTTTGATTCGTAAACAATTAGAACAGGCACTGCAAAAATATATTATAAATAAAACACAAAGGAATGATAAATCATGA